Below is a genomic region from Geoglobus acetivorans.
GATGTAGCAGTCCGCTTTTTCCCCACCAAACTCTTCATCTGCACCTGGATCGAGCAGTATTACCCTCTCCGGTCTGATTTGGTCAAGAAAATCCTCAACAGAAGGGTAATGCTGTGCGGAAGTGCCTGTATCCATTCCCGCCACAACATACCTCTCATCCCACATGAATTCCCTCACCACTCTCAAGGTCCAGTTAACCTGCTTTTTGAGGCTCCTCAGCTCCTTCTCGCTGTGCATTCCGGCAAGAGAGCAATCAACAACCAGATATGGAAAATCTCCCAGTCTGTCCTCTATCTCCTCCCTGCTAATCCCCTCACGGCTCTTCCAAGCAACATACCTGCAGGCATCGACCCTGTTCCCATCAAGATCAAAAGAGAACCTTCCCTGACCCTCAAAAATTCTAAACTTTCCCGAAACAAAATTTCTGGCAATGTATGCAATCGGGTCTTCACCCAGCACCTTTCTGGAGTTTGTTGATATGCATTCTATCCCCCTGCTCCTCAGGAACTCCACGAACAGATGCTTTAACCTCACGGGAGTTGCTGAAATGCTCGGCTATAAAATAATTTCAGGAGCGGGAGAAGGTGTGGTTTATATATCTGTTTTGTAATAACACTATTAATAATTTCGAGTAAATAATAAATACTTCTGCTGCGTAAATTAATGCAAATGATGTCTTCAGAAGTGAAAAGGCAGTTCCTGGAATTCAAGCCAGTTACTTTCAGGGACAGGAAAGGGGACGAGGTCACCATCAGACAGTACCACCATGAAGAGGACAGGGAAAGGCTGATCAGCATGTACGAGAGCTTTTCCCCGGACAACAGATGTCTCGGACTCCCGCCGTCTACGAGAATAGCCATTGAGAACTGGATAGACTACCTTGCAGAAAATGGATTCGCAATTGTTGCGGAGCTTGGAGGAAAGCTGATCGGACACTGTGTTATTGTCCCAACAGCAGACTGGAAAAAGGTGGACCTGTCAATATTCGTCCACCAGGACTACCAGGACAGAGGGATAGGGCAGGCCCTCCTCGGGCAGATAATAGACTACGCAAAGAGAATGGGTTTCGACGGAATAATGCTTGTAACGGAGAGGGACAACCACAGGGCCGTCCACGTCTACAAGAAATTCGGATTCAGAATAGTCAATCCGGAGCATGAGTTCGACATGTACCTCCAGCTCAGGTGAAAGGAAAAATGAAAAAATTTTTACACAACACCCCACATAAGGCCCAAACGTGAGAATATCCTACTCAAAAGGTCATTTCCTGTTTCTCGTCGTTCTCACGGGGATCGTGTCAGGATTGGGAGCCATTGCGCTGTATCTGTTAATAGACATGACCAACGCATTCTTCGTAGGGTCTCTCGGCAACCTTACACTCCCTACACCGGCAGGCGAACCCGAAATGTTTTCGTTCAGCTTTTCCGGCATCAGAATCCCGTATTACATCCTTCCGGCCATTGGAGGTCTGCTGAGCGGATACATCGTTTACACCTTTGCACCGGAAGCAGAGGGTCACGGGACTGATGCGGTGATAAAAGCGTTCCACAGAGAGAGGGGTGTGATCAGGGCAAGAGTTCCATTTGTCAAGGCACTGGCAACTGCATTCACCATAGGCACAGGAGGGAGCGCAGGAAGGGAAGGGCCCATCGCGCAGATAGGCGCCGGTTTTGGCTCAGTACTTTCCACATTTTTCGACCTAAGCGACAGGGAAAGGAGAATCCTGCTGATCTCCGGTGTTGCGGGAGGTATAGGTGCAATTTTCAGATCTCCCCTTGGAGGGGCGCTTTTTGCCGTTGAAGTGCTTTACAGGAGGGATACCGAAACAGAGGGTCTGATATATGCATTTCTCTCTTCGATAATTTCCTACACCGTGTTCGTTGGCTTTCTGTACTCAATGAGGCATTCGATGCCAACAAGCATCTTTGCCACGCCCTCCTTTGCACTTACAGGCTTTGAAGAAGTTCCGTTTTTCGCACTGACCGGCCTTCTTTCCGCCATTGTGGGTATAGTCTACATCAAGACCTTTTACTCCGTTCACAACATATTCAAAAATCTGAAAATGAAAAGCTGGATGAAGCCTGTGGCTGGAGGCCTGCTCACCGGAGCGATAATCTACCTCATTCCTCCGGCCATGGGCATGAGCTACGGCTACGTTCAGCTCGCAATAGACGGAAAACTGACGGTGATCATGGCGCTCTCACTTCTTTTTGGAAAAATACTCGCCACCTCGTTTACCGTGGGCAGCGGAGGAAGTGGAGGTGTCTTCGCCCCATCGATAGTAATCGGCAGCATGGTGGGTGCACTGACGGGTTTCCTCGCCCAGTCCATACTGCCGGACTGTTCCCTTCCCATAGGAGCCTTCGTACTTGTGGGAATGGGCGCATTCATCTCCGCCATCGCAAAGACGCCTATAGCAAGCATCATAATGGTTCTCGAAATGAGTGGGGGATATGAGCTTCTTCCGGCAATAATGACTGCCTCGGCCATTTCATACCTGCTCTCAGGAAACTACAGCATTTACAGCGAGCAGGTTGATACGAGAGCCGACAGTCCGGCCCACAGAAGGGAAATGATTAAGGACGTTCTGGAGAACCTCACCGTGAGGGAGGCCATGAGTTCAGAAAACCTGATAACCGTTTCGCCGAACAATTCCGTCGATGATGTGCTGCAGCTTATACAGCTCACAGGCCATCTGGGGTTCCCGGTTGTCGATGAGGGAAAGCTCATAGGCGTTATAACGCTCAGCGATATCAACAGGGTTTCCGATGAGATGAAGAAGAACATAAAGGTGGAGGACATCATGACCCGCAACCCCCTCGCAGTTAAGCCTGATGAGAACCTTGAAAAAGCCCTCAAGCTTTTAATCGCAAAGGACATCGGAAGGCTGATGGTTGTGGACGATGCGGGCAGGCTGCTGGGAATAATAACCAGGAGTGACATAATGAAGGCACATGCAAAGGAGCTGACGAGGCTGGGGTTATGAGATTCATAGTTGCAATGACAGGTGCATCAGGCCAGATTTTTGGAGTCAGGCTTCTCGAAATTTTAAGGGACCATGCCGAAATCCATCTTGTGATCTCCTCTGCTGCGAGAATCACGGCAGAACATGAGCTTGAAGTTTCCCTGAGCCAGATTGAGAAACTGGCCGATTTCGTGTATTCTGAAGACGACATAGCCGCAGGGATTGCAAGTGGATCCTTCAGGCACGACGGCATGGCAATCGTACCCTGCAGCATCAAAACGCTTTCATCAATTGCCTACGGGATGGCGGACAACCTCATAACGAGGGCCGCAGATGTAACCCTGAAGGAGAGGAGAAAACTCGTTCTGGCAGTTAGAGAAACCCCACTCCACATAAATCACCTGAGGGCAATGGTGAGGGTTACGGAGGCGGGAGGAATAGTCATGCCCCCCGTACCGGCATTCTACATCAGGCCGGAAAAAATAGAGGACATTGTTGACCATTTTGCTTCGAGGGTTGCGGAGATTCTCGGTGTGCAGGTAGATTACAGACGGTGGGATTGACTCCACTTCTCATTCCAGTACTTTCTGATGGTTTCCAGAGCGACCAGCTTTTCCCCGCTCAGGAACCTTATGCTCGCCCCACCTCCCGTGGAGATGTGGCTCACCTTGTCCTCAAGTCCCGCAAGTCTTGCCGCAGATGAAATGTGTCCTCCACCCACCACTGAAAATCCAGCCCTTGATACTGCTCTGAGAATCTCAAACGTCCCGTAGGCAAATTCCTCTTCTTCAAAAACTCCGGCGGGGCCATTTATCACGGCAATGTCATAGCTCTCAATTTCCTTTGAAAACATCTCCACCGTCTCTCTCCCAATATCCTTTATGGGCGGTTTGTCATCCATCCTGAAGAATTCCTCCACGGAAATATCAACCCTCTCCCCACCGATTTCACAGCCAAAATCCACGGGAAGGACTATCCTGTCCTCATAGCTCTTCAGCAGCTTCTTCATTTCCGAGTCGTCAATGCCCTCTTTGTTATCCTCCACGATCCTGATGTTTTTCTCTCCGAGGTCGTATCCCATGAGCATGAGGAAGTAATTTGCAACAACACCTGTGAGATAGACCCTTTCAGCAATCCCCTTCTCAAGAACGTTTTTCATGACGTTAACGGAATCGCTTATTTTCGCTCCGCCGAGGACGAAAGCCTTCTCACCCTCACTGCCGAGCGCATTCGATAAGGCTCTGACCTCCTTCTCCACCAGCCTGCCTATTACAGAGGGCAGAACGACGGGAAATCCCACAAGACTCGCATGACCTCTGTGGGATGCAGAAAAAGCATCATTGACATAGAAATCAAAATACCTGTAGAGTTTTGATACAATATACGAGCTGGCATGCTCTTCGGGTGTTTTTTTCAGCTCCTCCTCGGAGTAAAACCTGACATTCTCAAGCAGGAGTATATCGCCGGCATCCATTTCCAGAATCCTCTTTACAGCGCATTCCGAAAAGACCTCATCAACGTACTCTACTTCCCGGTTAAGCAGCCTTGAAAAGATTTCAGCGTGTTTTTTAAGCGTTGTGAAATCCTTCTTTCCGGGTCTCGACTGATGGGCCAGCAGAACAACCCTGCAATCCTCAAGCTCTCTTATCGTGGGAACATGGGCTCTAAATCTTGTCGTGTCCAGAATTTCTCCCTCGACGATGGGTGCGTTGATATCAACCCTAACGAGGACGCTCCTGCCTGAATAATCAATGTCATCCAGAGTCGGATACTCCTCAATCATCAATCAGAAATCCCGGCCTGAAGTTAAAAACTTTTTGAAAAGCAGAATTGGGCAAAAAGAAGATAAAATAAATGGAATTAGTCCTTCTTACCGAGAACAATCTCAATAGCAGAGACGTTTGCCTCGCCCTGCTCGCTCTCAACCTTCTCGGTTGAGATCTTGATATCCTTAACCTCAACATCGGGAAGGAATCTCTTCCTGACGATCTCTGCAACATCGACAGCCCTGCTGATTGCTCTTCCCCTTGCCTTAACAACGACTTCCTTTGCACCGCCGTTGAACTGGGTCAGAACTGCCAGAACATAGTTCATTACAGGCTTGTTTCCTACAAACACAGCGTTTTCTGCCATTCCCATCTACCTCCTTGTTTTTATCCCGAAAAACCTACCACTATATTAACTTTTCTTTTACCATCAACTCAGCATTCAGTATGCTCGCTCCAGCAGCACCCCTGACAGTGTTGTGTCCGAGAACAAGATATTTGATCCCGCTGTCACCATCCTTCCTCACCCTGCCGACAACGACGCTCATGCCGTTTCCTGCATCCCTGTCAAGTCTCGGCTGAGGTCTGTCAGGTTCATCCCTCACCACGATAACCTCTTCCGGAGACGTGGGCAATCCTTCAATAGGCTTAAAGCCTTTGAACGCCTCTATAACTTCTTCTACTTCAATAGTTCTGCCAAACTCGGCAAAAACTGCCTCAAGGTGCCCGTCTATGACCGGAACCCTGTGACATGAGGCTGAAACACTTATGCTGGCAAAATCGATACCGCTGCCCGTAAACTTTCCAAGCAGTTTGAGCGGTTCGGTCTCAACCTTGTCCTCCTCACCCCTGATGAAGGGCAGAACGTTATCGATAACTGACATAGACGGCACTCCGGGATAACCGGCCCCGCTAAGCGCCTGCATCGTGGCAACGTTTACCTTAGCAAGCCCGAGGTCCACAAGCGGTTTCAGTGTCAGAACAAGCATGATGGTCGTGCAGTTGGGATTCGTTACAATGAACCCGTCCCAGCCCCTGTTCCTTTTCTGCACTTCAATCAGGCCGAGATGCTCGGCATTTACCTCAGGAATAACCAGAGGAACGTCCTCCTCCATTCTGAAGGCAGAAGCGTTGCTCGCTACAGCAAAACCCTCCTGAACGAATTTGGGTTCCACCTCTCTCGCAATATTTGCGGGGAGTGCGGAAAAAACGATGTCAGCATCAACATTCCTGGGATCCATTGGCAGCATTTCCATATCCCTTACGTTTTCAGGCACATCTGAGGAGACGAGCCACTCCACCTCGTCTCCGTAAGCCTTCCCGACCCTCCTCTCACTCGCCATCAGTGCTGAAATCTCAAACCAGGGATGGTTTTCGAGGAGCTGAATGAACTTCTGCCCGACCATTCCGGTCGCTCCGAGCACGGCAACTTTGTATTTCATACGCCAAGGAAAGCCGGGCAATATTAAAACTTTAAGATTATGAAAGGGACGCAACCATCAGAAGACTATATATACTTCGCTGAACAGAGA
It encodes:
- a CDS encoding GNAT family N-acetyltransferase, with the protein product MMSSEVKRQFLEFKPVTFRDRKGDEVTIRQYHHEEDRERLISMYESFSPDNRCLGLPPSTRIAIENWIDYLAENGFAIVAELGGKLIGHCVIVPTADWKKVDLSIFVHQDYQDRGIGQALLGQIIDYAKRMGFDGIMLVTERDNHRAVHVYKKFGFRIVNPEHEFDMYLQLR
- a CDS encoding chloride channel protein, with the protein product MRISYSKGHFLFLVVLTGIVSGLGAIALYLLIDMTNAFFVGSLGNLTLPTPAGEPEMFSFSFSGIRIPYYILPAIGGLLSGYIVYTFAPEAEGHGTDAVIKAFHRERGVIRARVPFVKALATAFTIGTGGSAGREGPIAQIGAGFGSVLSTFFDLSDRERRILLISGVAGGIGAIFRSPLGGALFAVEVLYRRDTETEGLIYAFLSSIISYTVFVGFLYSMRHSMPTSIFATPSFALTGFEEVPFFALTGLLSAIVGIVYIKTFYSVHNIFKNLKMKSWMKPVAGGLLTGAIIYLIPPAMGMSYGYVQLAIDGKLTVIMALSLLFGKILATSFTVGSGGSGGVFAPSIVIGSMVGALTGFLAQSILPDCSLPIGAFVLVGMGAFISAIAKTPIASIIMVLEMSGGYELLPAIMTASAISYLLSGNYSIYSEQVDTRADSPAHRREMIKDVLENLTVREAMSSENLITVSPNNSVDDVLQLIQLTGHLGFPVVDEGKLIGVITLSDINRVSDEMKKNIKVEDIMTRNPLAVKPDENLEKALKLLIAKDIGRLMVVDDAGRLLGIITRSDIMKAHAKELTRLGL
- a CDS encoding UbiX family flavin prenyltransferase, whose amino-acid sequence is MRFIVAMTGASGQIFGVRLLEILRDHAEIHLVISSAARITAEHELEVSLSQIEKLADFVYSEDDIAAGIASGSFRHDGMAIVPCSIKTLSSIAYGMADNLITRAADVTLKERRKLVLAVRETPLHINHLRAMVRVTEAGGIVMPPVPAFYIRPEKIEDIVDHFASRVAEILGVQVDYRRWD
- a CDS encoding phosphoglycerate kinase, with the protein product MIEEYPTLDDIDYSGRSVLVRVDINAPIVEGEILDTTRFRAHVPTIRELEDCRVVLLAHQSRPGKKDFTTLKKHAEIFSRLLNREVEYVDEVFSECAVKRILEMDAGDILLLENVRFYSEEELKKTPEEHASSYIVSKLYRYFDFYVNDAFSASHRGHASLVGFPVVLPSVIGRLVEKEVRALSNALGSEGEKAFVLGGAKISDSVNVMKNVLEKGIAERVYLTGVVANYFLMLMGYDLGEKNIRIVEDNKEGIDDSEMKKLLKSYEDRIVLPVDFGCEIGGERVDISVEEFFRMDDKPPIKDIGRETVEMFSKEIESYDIAVINGPAGVFEEEEFAYGTFEILRAVSRAGFSVVGGGHISSAARLAGLEDKVSHISTGGGASIRFLSGEKLVALETIRKYWNEKWSQSHRL
- the albA gene encoding DNA-binding protein Alba, with protein sequence MAENAVFVGNKPVMNYVLAVLTQFNGGAKEVVVKARGRAISRAVDVAEIVRKRFLPDVEVKDIKISTEKVESEQGEANVSAIEIVLGKKD
- the asd gene encoding aspartate-semialdehyde dehydrogenase — its product is MKYKVAVLGATGMVGQKFIQLLENHPWFEISALMASERRVGKAYGDEVEWLVSSDVPENVRDMEMLPMDPRNVDADIVFSALPANIAREVEPKFVQEGFAVASNASAFRMEEDVPLVIPEVNAEHLGLIEVQKRNRGWDGFIVTNPNCTTIMLVLTLKPLVDLGLAKVNVATMQALSGAGYPGVPSMSVIDNVLPFIRGEEDKVETEPLKLLGKFTGSGIDFASISVSASCHRVPVIDGHLEAVFAEFGRTIEVEEVIEAFKGFKPIEGLPTSPEEVIVVRDEPDRPQPRLDRDAGNGMSVVVGRVRKDGDSGIKYLVLGHNTVRGAAGASILNAELMVKEKLI